One Gloeobacter morelensis MG652769 DNA window includes the following coding sequences:
- a CDS encoding zinc-dependent alcohol dehydrogenase → MKAVCWHGAGDVRIETVPDPAILYPRDAIIKVTSTAICGSDLHLYDGVIPTMQKGDILGHEFMGEVVEVGAAINNLRKGDRVVVPFTIACGHCHFCERTLWSLCDNSNPNAWMAEKVYGSTSGSGLFGYSHLFGGYAGGQAEYVRVPFADTGPMKVPESLTDEQVLFLTDIFPTGYMAAENCSIQPGDTVAVWGCGPVGQFAIKSAYMLGADRVIGIDRHPKRLKMAKEQGGAEVLNFDEVEVGEALKEMTGGWGPSHCIDAVGLEAHGSGIEGIYDNVMNALKLETDKPAALRQAIVACRKGGTVSIPGVYGGLLDKMPMGAAFAKGLTFKMGQTHVHRYLQPLLERIEQGELDPSFVITHRLKLVEAPEGYRTFRDQKDDCIKVVLKP, encoded by the coding sequence ATGAAAGCGGTTTGCTGGCACGGTGCGGGCGATGTTCGGATCGAGACCGTCCCGGATCCGGCCATTCTTTATCCCCGCGACGCCATTATCAAAGTGACCTCCACGGCCATCTGCGGCTCGGATTTGCACCTCTATGACGGGGTGATCCCGACGATGCAAAAGGGCGACATTCTCGGCCACGAATTTATGGGCGAAGTGGTCGAAGTCGGGGCGGCCATCAATAACCTGCGCAAGGGCGACCGCGTGGTAGTACCCTTCACCATCGCCTGCGGCCACTGCCACTTCTGTGAGCGGACGCTATGGTCGCTGTGCGACAACTCCAATCCCAATGCCTGGATGGCCGAGAAAGTCTACGGCTCTACCTCCGGTTCCGGGCTTTTTGGGTATTCGCACCTGTTCGGAGGTTACGCGGGCGGTCAGGCGGAGTACGTACGGGTACCCTTCGCGGATACCGGACCGATGAAGGTGCCCGAGAGCCTGACGGATGAGCAAGTGTTGTTCTTGACCGACATCTTTCCGACCGGTTATATGGCGGCGGAAAACTGCAGCATCCAGCCGGGGGACACGGTGGCGGTCTGGGGTTGCGGGCCGGTCGGGCAGTTTGCGATTAAAAGTGCCTACATGCTCGGGGCGGACCGGGTAATCGGTATCGACCGCCATCCCAAACGCCTCAAGATGGCCAAGGAGCAGGGGGGAGCCGAAGTGCTCAACTTCGACGAAGTAGAGGTGGGTGAGGCCCTTAAAGAAATGACCGGCGGTTGGGGGCCGAGCCACTGCATCGACGCGGTGGGTCTGGAAGCCCACGGCAGCGGCATCGAAGGGATTTACGACAACGTCATGAACGCCTTGAAGCTGGAGACCGACAAGCCCGCCGCCCTGCGCCAGGCAATCGTCGCCTGCCGCAAAGGCGGCACAGTCTCGATCCCCGGCGTCTACGGCGGCCTGCTCGACAAGATGCCCATGGGGGCGGCGTTTGCCAAAGGGCTTACCTTTAAGATGGGCCAGACCCACGTCCATCGCTACTTGCAGCCGCTGCTGGAACGCATCGAGCAGGGCGAACTCGACCCGAGTTTTGTGATCACCCACCGCCTGAAACTCGTGGAAGCGCCGGAAGGCTACCGGACCTTCCGAGACCAAAAAGACGACTGTATCAAAGTTGTACTGAAGCCTTAA
- a CDS encoding 3-deoxy-7-phosphoheptulonate synthase, with amino-acid sequence MPDLDQRTIVPGGSRDVGEFAFEPLDDLRIVSVSEIPPPVQLREQLPLDAAAQNAVRRGRSQIRAVLGGFDSRLLVVVGPCSVHDTDAAREYAQRLAECARRYADELLIAMRVYFEKPRTTVGWKGLINDPDLDGSCRIGEGLATARALLLDVARLGLPAATEFLDPITPEYIVDLISWGAIGARTVESQVHRQVASALSCPVGFKNGSSGDIAVAVEAVLSARNAHQFLSHTREGRTAIVLTSGNPDCHIVLRGGKNGPNHSADHLVEAGRLLREAGLPERLMVDCSHANSSKDHRRQGEVCEQLAVRIAQGDMRMMGLMIESHLVEGRQELGDGCHLRHGQSITDACIGWEQTERLLARLHEAAGARRCRLAVRSKLPV; translated from the coding sequence ATGCCCGATTTGGACCAGCGGACGATAGTGCCCGGCGGCTCTCGCGATGTCGGCGAGTTCGCCTTTGAGCCGCTCGACGATTTGCGGATCGTCTCGGTGAGTGAGATTCCTCCTCCAGTGCAACTGCGCGAGCAATTGCCTCTAGATGCGGCTGCCCAGAATGCGGTGCGCCGGGGCCGCTCGCAGATTCGCGCTGTATTGGGCGGCTTTGATTCACGCCTGTTGGTGGTGGTCGGCCCCTGTTCGGTGCACGACACAGACGCGGCGCGCGAGTACGCCCAGAGGCTTGCCGAGTGCGCCCGCCGCTACGCGGACGAATTGCTCATCGCCATGCGCGTTTACTTCGAGAAACCGCGCACCACGGTCGGCTGGAAAGGACTGATCAACGATCCCGATCTCGACGGCAGCTGCCGTATCGGTGAGGGACTGGCCACCGCCCGCGCGCTGCTGCTCGACGTTGCCCGGCTCGGACTGCCGGCGGCCACCGAATTTCTCGATCCGATCACCCCCGAGTACATTGTCGATCTGATCAGTTGGGGGGCGATTGGGGCGCGCACGGTCGAAAGTCAGGTACACAGGCAAGTGGCTTCGGCGCTTTCCTGTCCGGTGGGCTTTAAAAACGGCTCCTCCGGCGACATCGCCGTTGCCGTCGAAGCGGTGCTCTCGGCGCGCAACGCCCATCAGTTCCTTTCGCACACCCGCGAGGGTCGCACGGCTATCGTGCTGACCAGCGGCAATCCCGATTGCCACATCGTGTTGCGCGGCGGCAAAAACGGCCCCAACCACTCGGCTGACCACCTTGTGGAGGCAGGGCGATTGCTGCGCGAAGCGGGCTTGCCGGAGCGGTTGATGGTCGACTGCAGCCACGCCAACAGTTCCAAAGATCACCGCCGCCAGGGAGAAGTTTGCGAACAGTTGGCGGTACGGATTGCCCAGGGGGATATGCGGATGATGGGCCTGATGATCGAAAGCCATCTAGTCGAAGGGCGACAGGAGCTAGGCGACGGTTGCCACTTGCGCCACGGTCAGAGCATCACCGATGCATGCATCGGCTGGGAACAGACCGAGCGACTGCTCGCCCGCCTGCACGAAGCTGCCGGCGCCAGAAGGTGCAGACTGGCTGTCCGCAGCAAGCTGCCGGTTTGA